A stretch of DNA from Channa argus isolate prfri chromosome 7, Channa argus male v1.0, whole genome shotgun sequence:
TCCACAGTGATTGAACATGTGCTTGTAGTAATTATGAGCTTACCCCAGATGACTTAAGTTGTTTTTGCTGGTCAATTTTAATAAGCTGGACTTTTGCTTTCCTGAGGAGATTGAACATTCTTTTATTTGCACCAGTGAGGCGTGCTCGTTGTAAAGCTCCCTTGTCCACAGCCCCAGAGGAATCACCTTCAGCTACACCTGACTGTTCTGACTGCAGTTCTCCTGTGGATATTGAGTAAATTGGGCAGAATTGGTGAAATGTGGTTTGAATAATTgctcaaaatgctttttaaaatcatattgcTTACCTGGGTGAGGTTGAGGGGTATCTTTCACTGCTATATCCTCTTCTTTGCTGTGCTGCAATGCAAGGGACTTAGGGTTCGTGGtcctaacacacacagaaacttttCTCACCACTCCTGGAGTATTAAGGTCTTCTATCTTGAGTTTGGGCTTGTTCTTCTCTGCATTTGTACTACGTTGCCTAAGGCTGATGCTCATGGCCTCATCATCAAGTCCTTCTGCTAAATCAACAAGGGGGTGAAGCGATTTACTCAAGCCATCCATTTCTGTTGCATTTTTGCTTTTCGAAAGCCCAATCTGTGGCTTCTTTAGCTTTTGATAAATCTTGAGCTGAGCCGTTTGTTTATTAAACTTTGGGGGAACTTTCTTTTTGGGATCATCCAAAAGGTCAGTAGATAGTTCGTTGGGCTTATCGGCTGGTGTAGATAAAAACAGATCATCACATTTGTTCTCTGGAGTTTTGTCCAGTGTATATACTTCTTCATTAGATTCTTCTGGCATGTGCCATTTGAAAGTAGAGTTCCTTAGTGGAGCcctcttcttttcatttttaccacATTTGCTTTCAGAAAATAGGCTGTCAGCTATATCAAGGCTGCTGTCTAGGTCCTGAGCTGAAAACAGATCAACATCTAATTGAGCTTCACTCAATATGTCATCTTCCTCAACTGGCAAGATAGGGGATATTGCTCTGTTTGTCCCATCATCTCGCCTCTTCCCTGGACGTATTTGCAAGCCCAGTTGCAATCCCTTCTTTGGGGAGGTTCTTCGAGGCAATACAGACATTCCAGCATCATCCATAAACCTTTGCGGGGTCTTGATCACTCGTGAGGATCGGGCACTTACAACAGGCATAATGaagtgtttgatgttttttataaactttGATTTACCAGGCTGAGCATCTACAACATTTGCATGTCCCTCATCAACTAACACGTCAGTTTCTTCTTGCTTCAAGCTATCTTTGTCAAGTTGCACTTCAATTAGTTTAGAAAGTATTTCGGATGGTGGTTTGGGCCGTTTAGACCCAATAAACTGAAGGCCTGActgtttctttttgtactttttatgtaCTCCAATAAGTTTGGGGCTTGGGGCCGGTGTGGTATCCTTGTGTGGGGTGTAAATGTCACTATCCCCTTCAACAGTATTCTGACTTTCAGGTGATTTTAGTGGAGCAAACTTGccatctctgcctctgtgtctgtgtttcggACGCTGTCCAATCAAACATTTACGTCTcttctttacttttttgaaCAATTTCCTTTGTAGGCACAAAGTTCTTGGAGCATCTCCATGAATTTCTGAAACCAAAGACTGTTGACTGTCAATCAACTGAATATCAGTCTCTTCTTTTACTGGTAGATGTATCTGCTCTTCTTCCACTGACTTTGTGTCCTGTTTTGCCTCAGGCTGAGTGCAGTCTTTTGTTTCTGGCTGAGATTCCTCTATGTCTATAGGCAAAGCATCTTCATTTAGCACAGATTCAGTGTTAGTAGCTCCAACTGTACCCATCTCTGTGTTAACAGTTTCAGACAAGACTACAGCTTTCCTCTTTTGAACAGACTTCttttttactaatttattaTTTCTGCATCTTCTTGGTTTGGAAGGCACACGTAATGGTTTGGCCTCTTTGATCTGTGGTTCTAACTTATCCTCCATCTTCTGTGGAGAATCTTTACCTGACACCTGTGAGTGATCATCACCGATCATTGAGGAACACTTATCAGGAACTTCAGAGGAGTTAATATTGGTCACCTGTGATAGCTCCTCAGTCAAAACCtgacaagcattttcaggaagAACTTGTGAATTGGAGTCTTCAGTTGAAACCTGAGAAGAATCTTCAACATCCACCTGAGGGGTATCTTTGTCCTGATGACTCAATCTAAGCCTCTGTTTCACTGGCTTTTGAGTGACAAACGTCGTTGGTGGTGTATCAAGGCTTGCTGTCCTCCTTCTTAGCCTTCTAGTTGGTGTGACTTCAGCACCACCCAGACACAACAAATTATCCTCATTAACTTCACTTTGATCTTTCTGAACATCATCTTTCTGTTCAGGTACAGGACTAACTTGTTGAATCAAAAAGGACGGCTTTGAACTCTTATGTTTGCCTGGGGAGGAGACCTTTTTGATTTGAAGTGGTGGAACAACCTTACCACAATCTGTTTTAGTGATTTCTTGCAAAGCTGTTATTTCAgttacattttccatttcagtttCCACCTGTAAAGTGGACTTTTCCTGAAATGATGTGTCAGCCTGATTTTGGGGACACTCGATAGTATTTGTGCTTTTACTCTCTTCTGGGCATGAATTATTcgatttagattttttatttatctctttCAAAGAGTTGTTGACAGTGGTATCACAAAAAGCTGACTGATCCACTTCACTCACAGTCTTCTCTGCTGCTTTATCAGTGTTTAGGGCACCCTGTATCTGACTTCCTACCTTCACCAAAGTTAAAGTCCAGATATATTTTTTGCGTTTTTTCTTTCTAGTTGAATTCTTCCCACTGGCCTGTGGATCATATTTTGGATTTCTTATCCGTATCAGCTTTAAACTTGGGGTCctcatttcttcatcttttaaaGGCAAACTGTCAGTGGGTTGTACAGCTAAATGTTTGGTCTCTGTGGATGATGGACCATGTTTTTCTGGCAGTGTAGCATCCTTATTAAGCCTCTTGCTTTGCCTTCTTCTGTCATTTTTCACTAATGGTTTGGCTTCGACTATTTTAGAAACTTCAGATTTTAACTCTGTCATAATGGCACCACTTTTGATCAGACTTTCTGGTTGAACTATACTGTCTGACACTCTTTTAGAGGGCAGGCTAGTGACCCTGTTGCTCCTACGAATCAAGAGCTGACTAGCTTCAGATCCTTGCTCtgtcacattttccttttgcttaaatttttttgaatttgcttttgACTCTACTAACCCACCTTCTTGTACTTCAGCTAGGTcagctgattttctttcttttgatttttggTCATCAACAACAACTTTGGCACCAGTCTGGCAGACAGGTTCTGTTGTCTTTGAAGCAGATCTCCCACGCCTTCTTGCAGGTACAGTCCCTCCTCCCTTATCTTCAATGCCATGTTTATCCTCATGTAactcagtttttaatttgacatgagCATCTGAAATCTCATCCTCCTGAATGTCCTTGGCTTTGGGCTGATCTTGAattcctttcattttcagtttctgctcagattttttttgtggctcctttacatttttaattttctttttggccACAAATTTTATAGTAATCCTCTGTGCTGTTGAGGAGGCTCTGCTTTTAATGGACTGTCGATCCaaattgttttttccttttgagcCTTTCCTGCAAACCTTTGCAGGCTTTTCTTCAAGAGATAAGCTGTCAACTTCTTCCAATGATTTTACATCTTTTATACAGTCAGGTGGGGTAATTGCTGCCTCCACTGCCGGTTTTTTAAGTGGTAATTTCTCACTTTGTCGTTTAGATTTTGTGTTGACAGCATCAcctataaaacaaataaaaataaacattactaaattacatttaattaaatgtaaaacagaaataaaaagtctATTTTTAACTGTGctgaatgtttaatttgtttgctgtttatAAATTACAGCAAGTTATGTAATGCAAGAAATGTTTTTCGTTACCTTTGGAAGAGTTTTGTCGAGGGCATACTGGACCTTTGGACCCTTTTCTCTCAACTTCAAATCCTCTGAAGTCATCAcccttgaaaaacaaaaaaggtaatTAAGACTAGAGGTAACATAAGACTGCTCTGCTGGAGGATGTCAAACCAATAgcagtcattttaattttcccttttgCACAGACCAATTAACGGACCtagagaaaaattaaaatatgaaattccTCTAATTGTTCATCGTGAATAATAGATTGCCAAGCATAACGACTGTTTTGTTAAtacaccaaacaaaacaatgtgtttatgtCAATATGATGGACAAAAAGGATTCATTTGACAGTAATTAATAGGTAAACGGGTGTAAAACATAATACCATTTGCTTTAGATTCTAGAGTAATaacatcaataataaacaatggAAACTTGTTATTAATTTTCACATTCAGACTATTTTCATTCTTCACGTCTCATTTGTAAGACATGAATAGGGGCCATATTCCTAGCAACCGAAAATGCCTCTTCGAGaccttttttttcaaaattactAACCCATGCACAAGATGTTTAATGTTTCCTTAGTGTGAAGAACAGTTCAGCACAACCGAGCAAATATGCAAGGAACGGTGAGTGTGTAATTACGATGCCCTACAAGTACTGTGCACCTTGCTCATGCTTGCAGCGGTGACCTCAATCATTACGATCAGCTCCACACTTGTGCATCAGTGTAGGACGGTAACAACTCCTTATGTGACTGGTTTACGTTAGAAAGCTTTCGGTTCTAACGACGGTGCCACTGTCTTTGGCACTCGTCTGCACCACCATTTAAATCGGTCGTGTTTTGCAGAATAAGCTAGCAGTTAGCTATTCCCTATACTTGAAAGCATTTAACTCACTTATGCCTACAGACAGGCTAACGTGACTAAACTAAACTTAAAGCTTGTAACTTTAGTTACATGAGTGTTTATGTCGCAGTTACGTTAGCCAAGCAAGTAAGGTCCCGTGGGATTGTGAGTTAGATCTTCTTTAAACTAGGTAAGCAGAAAACTGTATCCGCATCTGGACAGCGTATGAAAACAGAAGAGTTAGCAATTAGCCTTCCCATTCTTTGTGTTCGTGTGTATTAGCAAGCTGCTACTTCGGCCCGATAAGGAGCGGGCCACAGACAAACTGCAGTCCCTGTTTACAAACTGGCGTAGGTTTCTCGCTGActattttccttaaaatgtaACTATATTCTACGTTATTAATGGGTTTACCCTCTTTTTAGCACCAGTAGGAGCAGCTAAGGGAACATTGGTAACGCAACCTAAAGTCCTCTGTTGCTTCGGTAAAATGGAATTTTGTGTGGCGAGTTCTCATTAAATGTCACGGACAGCTTCATAATGCTAAAATAGCTTATTGGTTAGCATGTAATACTAGCTTGAAGTTAACGTTAGCCTAGCAGAGGATGTTGACATTTCTCCATGGTACTAACTATACACACCACAGCGGACAGCACTCATTCTCGCACATTTAACGATCACACAAAATGTGAGAAGATGAAATAAAGATACTAACTCCTGGTTCGGTTTGGGACCTCACCTCTTCACTCCCACTAGAGCTGTATCCAGCCTGCCCAAGGATCTTGTGGCTCGCCTCTATCCCAAGTAAGCGCAAGTGGGACTGGTCTTCGTTTAACGATAAAACCGGGTTTGTGGGCCTTGGCCCTCCATTAGTCACATCATCAGCTTCTAAGCCCGATCGTCCCAGTTGCCATCGCTTCTCGGAGCGCAAACGACTTCGTGACGACCAAGGCCGACCGGGAAAACGACCTCTGGCCGTCGCGGTTCCTCCTTGGCCTCCTACGGCAGCCGCGGTTGCTGATCCGCATCCCGCTGCCGCCATCATTGCTTCGACAACAACACACACCGACGGCTAGCAGTTCGAGGAGAGACAAGAGGGAAGGCGCGAGATGGGAGGGGGAGCCGCAATGTTacaagggaaagtgagtttttcCGGCGAAGCTCCAGTGGGTGGGGAAAGTGGGCCGACCTCTAGTGGTGATTGTAAGCAGAACATCTATCGCATTTCCATTCGGAAATTCATATTACATTTGGCCAGAAAGGGTAAAATCCGATCTTCAGTTATTGCATGAATCTTAATTCTACCCTACACATTAAAATCGGTTGAGCCAACGGTGAATCTCCACCAAGGTAATAAATAAAGACTCATTCTATCTTCTTTTTTGTGAATacatcttaataaaaaaaagcttccaAATTGACCATTGCCACTTGATTAACGCCAAACACTTTCAACTTCAATTTCggaaataacatttatttccaaCTGGAATCTTAACAGAGTGTATTATTCTGttaacataacatttagaaTAACTTTACAAGCCACCAGAAAAAGCTAAATAGAAGAAGCAAGTGGATAGTGAAGAATAAGATAAAACTGAGATTGCAATGGATTTTTATAGTTTGGATTCATAAATGTTGCGTTTCAGTCGAAGTAAACTTATAAACTCGAGGTGCAGATAAGCCTTATAGAGATGCAGTTCtttacacagagagaaacatgcTTctccaattatttatttttaaataaatgctgtgtAAATAACAAAGCAAGAATATataattgacattttaaacaataataacagaCAAATATACATCCAAACATAGGTGAGGGCGGGTTGTTTTCAGTTAATGAGTTTATTGTCCTTATAGCAGGGGAATTACACTTTTCTTGAGCCTTTGTGATCTGGCTGTTAAGGACCTGTAGCGCCTCCTAGAGGGCATCAGTGTGAAGAGACGATGAGTGGGGGTGAGAGGGGTCAAAGGTGATTTTTATTGCTCATTTGTTATGCATTTAAAGTATAGTGTTTCTATGGATGGGACTGCATGACCAATGATTTTAGATGATTTGCCTATTATGCGCTTTTTTTTGAGAACCATTATTGAAGAGATGAGTAGAATTGAAATTATGGCAGTGTAAAATTGGAGGGTAATGTTATGTTTAACATTGAATTTTTTGAGTTGTCTAGTGTAGTTATTATTGTCAGCAATGAGTCCAATTATTGTAGTGTCATCTGCGAACTTGTGGATAGAGACTGAGGCGTGAGTGGATGTGAGGTTGTTTGTGTATAGTGAGAAGAGTCAGGTAGAAAGAACACATCAGACATGATGAGAGGCCCCCCAACCTGACTTACTGTTGCCTTTCCGACAGGAAACTCCAGATCCAGTAGCAGAGTCAATGTTCATGTCCACGTTTATTAAAGGCGGAACCCAACGTGAACTGAACTGATCTAAGACAGTaaaaatgtgcctttttttgtgaactgtactgtactatttGGAAATACATGTAACTTCAAACTTACTCACATTTCTAAGCCAGTAGGTGGCGATATCCCGCGCAGCCAAACGCGGGTTTACCAAAACACACTTGAAGAAGAATGCGATTTAGAAGAAAGGGGAAGAGGCGGAAGTGTTAGCGTTATTCAATTTATTTGGCTAACTTGCGACGGTTCTCTGGTTTGCCCTAAATATATCAGGTAATTTATCGAGTTATAGTACAGTATTCTAGTCCATCAGGAATGTTATAAAACGACCCCGAAGAGAATCTGTAGTCTGGTGTGAGTTACTCTTACGACTGTTTGCAGCAGCCGGAACAACCCAGTGTTGCTAAGCTAACGTAATGCTAACGTAAGCCTTGGCtgaattttgattcatctgacttAAAAACTGAATCAATGAGCACTAGAGGGCTGCTTCATTGCTTTATAGTTGGATTACGTTTTTGCCTTTTCCAGGAAATTTGACCCTCGTCCTAATCGTGACGTTAGACAATGACTAGTATTATGATTGTCATAAAAGTTCTCTTAGGTTTGCTTCTGCATTTGTAACTTGTTGTTCTTTGTGAGCAGGTTTCTCACAAATCCACGATGAATCTGGAACGACTACCCAACGAGGAGAAACTCAGTCTATgcagaaaatattatttaggtGAGAGCAGTTAAAATTCTGACAGCTAAAGTACTTTTTTTCAAGCTTACCCCGCCCTTTTCTGTGGCGGTTAAGTTATGCATTTAGATTAAAATGCACGAGTAAATTTGTAAGTATTAATTCagtaattttataaataaatgatggtgttttatcttttgttctTAGGTGGCTTTGCGTTTCTCCCATTCCTGTGGCTGGTcaatgttgtttggttttttcGAGAGGCCTTTATAAAGCCAACCTACACAGAGCAGCTACAGATAAAAACGTGTAAGTTTCGGAATTTCTCCTTTAAAGATAACTTAACTTTCTAAATCAATCATATTATCAACAATCCAACATTATATTCCCGGTACACAACAATTCAACGAGGTGAAACTCAGGTTTTTATGCATAGTGTTTGTCCAGCCAAGATTAGAGTACTTGTCTGTGCTTTAAACCTCTATGTTTTTCAAACAATATTATAAACACATAAGTTAGACGCAGCATTCTATGTATTCCGAAATGCTTGGTTGAGATATTTTAAAGAATGTTTAGCCACATGTTTTGAATCTTCAATACGTAGCACAGTGGTCAAAGTAAGTTGGTCAATGGTGCATCTGTGAGGTCACCAGGGGGAGTATTGCAATTCCGAGCATTTTTgggtaatatttttttaatagtctcTCAATCAGGTAttttggaatggaaaaaaaaaaacccatgtcATCAGTAAAGTGGCTggtatttgtaatgtttttgcaCCACAGTGAAGACTACAGCTAAGACTCAAAGTTTTCAAAGAAAGAATTCAAAGCTTTAGACATGACATGCGAGTACAGGGAATCCTTTGTTGGTTTAATGGGCATTGTTGATATGGTTAATTTAGAAAACTACCAACGTTATCCTTCTAATATTAGAAATGTTTACAAAGAATTACTGCctttaaaaaaagggggaataTGAATTATATATTTAGTTACGGTTTCAGTTCTCCTAAATGGTTCCTAAGTAGATCTGGacaaaaactaatatttattcatatttattttaatatagataTGTTTTTGAATATATTGGCATTGATAAGACTAAAATTCAGCAGAAATTGGCACTATCAATATTGTCTCTATTGCAGGTTTTTCCATTTAAGCCCATAAAGGGCGGCAAAATATGGCATACATTTGAGATTAGTTAGCATATGGATCGGTATGAGCTTTGTTTTTATGCCAACAAATTGtctcttgtgtgtttttcatctaGATGTGAAACGGTCAGCATTTGGGTTGCTATTATGGGTTGCAGTGCTCACAACATGGATTACGATTTTCCAGCACTTCAGAGCTGAGTGGGGGGAGGTGGGAGATTACCTCTCCTTTACAATTCCACTGGGAATTCCTTGAGACATTCTATAATGTGAGGTCATCTGAAAAATATCTTGACAAGATCCACTATAATGGACCAAAagaatttcactttttttcaaattacagTGAGAAACTTGGTAAATTGTCTATGAAGCTCAATTTTGTAGCTGAATAACATGTTACCAGAGTTCAGTCCCTTACAATCTTAAACGACAACTGCTGTAGGACTTGGAAATTGATAAAATTCTGTGCTATCTGAGAAAGCTCTTCAGATTGTGtcaattatttctgtttatcaAACAATGTTAACTCTCACAACAATATCTAGGGATAGATGGAGGTTTTTGCAAAATGTTCAGTAATTGATTCAGCAAACAgattttcttaaatgtttatTGCTGAGGTTAGTGTTTTAACACCCTAAGTTAGTTTTTGTGTAtgaatgatgaataaaaacttattaaaagttttgaagttctgtttttattccatGTACTTCCCATAGTAAAATAGCATTTCCTACAACATTTCATCAGGATAACTTTATTCATAAAGTTCCATTATGAACCTGTAAATCAGTATCACTCATCTAtgagctttttattttgttttgcttcagaaaGCTAAAGGTGCCTGTTGTGAAACTCAGTAACGTAATATTCCCGCCCACCCACCCGCTCCCACTTCCCTATCATCCTATGAGTCATAACATAATCAGTGCCATTTTTAGTCACCCCAGTCAAAGCTTAGGTGACAGGTTCCACATTACTAAAAGGGAGAATATGTGTCCACAGTACATCACTGAGTACAGTGGTTTGTGCCAAGAACAAAAGTCTCATAATGTACTTTCTTTTAATAATGCAGTGTCAAATAGATATACCGATTTATGGAGTACTGTATATGAATAAGTTAATGATTTAGTATAATTTCCGAGTGcgttgtatttttgtgtatattaAGAGTGATTGTAGAAAACTACAAAACTACATGTAGAAAACTACATACAACTACAGTTACACAAGAagcttaaatacaattttaggCACTTAATATTGGGTGTTGAAATTTAGATTTAAGATgtacattttgtgctttttatctTGTCACACAATCATTTGAGATGTCCATTTGTTTACAAATAGacttcacacacaaaacaaccagcTTACACTTTGAATTTCGATGtattattacaattaaaacGATCCAGCAAATTTGCAAGCACTAAAGCCCTCAAAATGCTATTTTATGCACCAGTACAAAAGTgaattttaagacattttcttagcatgagtacttttacttatgaTACCAGTCCTTAGGTAGCGACTGCACACTTTCAACAGTAGCCTAATGAAGTTGAAGTATGTCCACTTTGACTTGAGTAAATGATCTAAACATTTCTCACATCACCATGATGAGGGGAAAGAAGCTTTTTGGTAGCTCATGTGCTCTGGCACATGTTTGAGGTCCCTGCTGTCACTGTCCGTCTGGCAGCAGATGACAGGCGCCAACATCATCgtcttttgaaattatttttagttgCATCTTCCTTGACAACCAACCTTACAGCCCGAGCCTTACAACAGATCTTATAGTGACAATACACAGTCTGTTTTCGGCGCCGCCAAACCTATAGGAATCTCGATTGGGGACTGAAATGTTGCTAATGTCTAAAACGTTATAATTAACAAATCCGCAACAGCTGCGTCATTTCCCAAACAATACGCTCTCATCTACACGGGCCTGTGTAAACACCCAAGGGTGCGCATTAGTGCAGACCAAAACAGAAGCAAGGTGCCCAACTGTGAATTCCCGACTTGTTATGTAACTCCAGTATAAAACACGCTCCCTCGCGTCCAGGACCCTGAAGGACAGGAGCTCAGATTCAGACAGACTGTCGCACCACTACATCCCTTGTTTTCGCTGTACCACATTCACAACCTCACACAAGCAGGTAAACAAGGACAATCTTTTTGCGCACTAACCCGGTCTGAAGCTTTAAAGGAGGAACgttgtgtatttattgtttccTGATATGCTACTTATATGATATGTCAACTCCCCAATGTTTTTCTATCGATTAGAAATGGACTTCATCCTGCCGCCCACTCTGCCAGCCGGTGACATCTCATGGGAGAGGGTTTTATCACCTCTTATTCCTCGGCTGAATGGGACTTATGGACAATATAAATGGTCTCCGAAATTACTTATTCCGGAGACTGAGAATACCAGCTCTGCAGAGGTAAGCCATTTAAA
This window harbors:
- the psenen gene encoding gamma-secretase subunit PEN-2, with the protein product MNLERLPNEEKLSLCRKYYLGGFAFLPFLWLVNVVWFFREAFIKPTYTEQLQIKTYVKRSAFGLLLWVAVLTTWITIFQHFRAEWGEVGDYLSFTIPLGIP